In Planctomycetia bacterium, a single window of DNA contains:
- a CDS encoding beta-ketoacyl-ACP synthase III: MTPIRKAAIAGTGSYLPERILSNAELERMVDTTDAWIMERTGIRERRIAGPEESTSTMAIIAARRACEDAGMSPAEIELIIVATITPDYVFPATACLVQHAIGAKRAGGFDLEAACSGFVYGVNVAAGLIASGMYKNILVIGAETLSRLVNYQDRATCILFGDGAGAAVLTARENGAGVLHTSMRSEGEETQSMLIPAGGSRQPASADTVARQLHTLHMDGKRVFKFATKIFVELVEEALTACGLQREDVALVIPHQVNQRIIEAAVRKLEMPLEKFFVNLDHYGNTSAASVPIALDEARRAGLIHAGDHIITIAFGGGLTWASSVIRL, from the coding sequence ATGACACCAATTCGCAAGGCGGCGATCGCGGGCACCGGTTCCTACCTGCCCGAGCGCATCCTCTCGAACGCCGAGTTGGAGCGGATGGTCGATACGACCGACGCCTGGATCATGGAGCGGACCGGCATCCGCGAACGCCGCATCGCCGGGCCGGAAGAATCCACCAGCACGATGGCCATCATCGCCGCGCGCCGGGCCTGCGAAGACGCGGGCATGAGCCCGGCCGAAATCGAACTGATCATCGTCGCCACGATCACGCCCGACTACGTCTTCCCCGCCACAGCCTGCCTGGTGCAACACGCGATCGGCGCGAAACGCGCCGGCGGGTTCGACCTGGAAGCGGCCTGCAGCGGGTTCGTCTACGGCGTGAATGTTGCCGCCGGATTAATTGCGTCGGGCATGTACAAGAACATCCTGGTGATCGGCGCTGAAACGCTCTCCCGCCTGGTGAACTATCAGGATCGAGCCACCTGCATCCTCTTCGGCGACGGCGCGGGCGCCGCAGTGCTGACCGCGCGCGAGAACGGCGCCGGAGTGCTGCATACCTCAATGCGCTCCGAGGGCGAAGAAACGCAATCCATGCTCATCCCCGCTGGCGGCTCGCGCCAGCCAGCCAGCGCGGATACGGTCGCTCGTCAGCTGCACACGTTGCACATGGACGGCAAACGCGTGTTCAAGTTCGCGACGAAGATCTTCGTCGAACTGGTCGAGGAAGCTCTCACAGCCTGCGGTCTGCAGCGCGAAGACGTAGCGCTCGTCATCCCGCACCAAGTAAACCAGCGCATCATCGAAGCGGCCGTCCGGAAGCTTGAAATGCCGCTGGAAAAATTCTTCGTCAACCTCGATCATTACGGTAACACCTCCGCCGCCAGCGTACCCATCGCCCTCGACGAAGCCCGCCGCGCCGGCCTCATCCACGCCGGCGATCACATCATCACCATCGCCTTCGGCGGCGGCCTCACCTGGGCCTCATCGGTCATCCGGCTCTAA